One part of the Pseudodesulfovibrio alkaliphilus genome encodes these proteins:
- a CDS encoding polyprenyl synthetase family protein codes for MTIKARLAGRAREVEAFLATCLRGRGIPDRLLASMEYSLLAGGKRLRPVLTLAWASMLGSDPARVMPFAASLECIHTYSLIHDDLPAMDDDDLRRGKPSNHKQFDEATAILAGDGLLTEAFSLMSEAALVHGLPPERVLRAVSLLASAAGGGGMVGGQAVDMAFTGRTEVALEELRQMHAMKTGALITAACECGAVLAGASNRDVENAREYGRAIGVAFQIVDDVLDVEGDTNTLGKPAGSDAAMGKSTYPALIGLGRSRELASEYTAQAVERLADYDGEEKSLLADLARYIVDRVC; via the coding sequence ATGACCATTAAAGCGAGGCTTGCCGGGCGGGCCCGGGAGGTCGAGGCGTTTCTCGCCACATGCCTGCGCGGGCGCGGCATCCCGGACAGGTTGCTGGCGTCCATGGAGTATTCGCTGCTGGCGGGCGGCAAGCGGTTGCGGCCGGTGCTCACCCTTGCCTGGGCGTCCATGCTCGGCAGCGATCCGGCCAGGGTCATGCCCTTTGCCGCCAGCCTGGAGTGCATTCACACCTACTCCCTTATTCACGACGATCTCCCGGCAATGGATGACGACGACCTCCGCCGCGGGAAGCCATCCAACCACAAACAGTTCGACGAGGCCACGGCCATCCTGGCCGGAGACGGGCTGCTCACCGAGGCATTTTCGTTGATGTCCGAGGCCGCCCTTGTCCATGGCTTGCCTCCCGAGCGGGTGCTGCGCGCCGTTTCCCTTCTGGCTTCGGCGGCCGGGGGCGGCGGCATGGTGGGAGGTCAGGCCGTGGACATGGCGTTTACCGGGCGTACCGAGGTGGCCCTTGAGGAACTTCGCCAAATGCACGCCATGAAAACCGGGGCGCTGATCACTGCGGCCTGCGAGTGCGGAGCCGTGCTGGCCGGGGCATCGAACCGCGACGTGGAAAATGCCCGCGAGTACGGCCGGGCCATCGGCGTGGCTTTCCAGATCGTGGACGATGTGCTTGATGTGGAGGGCGACACCAACACCCTGGGCAAACCCGCCGGAAGCGATGCGGCTATGGGTAAATCCACGTATCCGGCGCTCATCGGCCTTGGCAGGAGCAGGGAGCTGGCTTCGGAGTACACGGCCCAGGCCGTGGAGCGCCTCGCGGACTATGACGGCGAGGAAAAATCGCTGCTCGCCGATCTGGCCCGGTACATTGTGGACAGAGTGTGTTGA
- the arfB gene encoding alternative ribosome rescue aminoacyl-tRNA hydrolase ArfB: MLWINDTVTISDDEITYTASRSSGPGGQHVNTTDTRVTLIFDLAASNSLTPYQKERVLRALGGRIDKRGVLRVSSQSFRSQKSNKEEATARFVELVRRALSPVTPRRPTSVPNSAKRKRLVRKRHTAERKRRRKPPDRDE, translated from the coding sequence ATGCTGTGGATAAACGACACCGTGACAATCTCTGATGATGAAATAACCTATACCGCCTCGCGCAGTTCCGGGCCGGGCGGCCAGCATGTGAATACCACGGACACCCGCGTGACCCTGATTTTTGACCTGGCTGCCAGCAACAGCCTGACACCGTATCAGAAAGAGCGGGTTCTCCGAGCTCTTGGAGGCCGGATCGACAAGCGCGGGGTGCTTCGGGTCTCGTCGCAGTCCTTCCGCAGCCAGAAGTCCAACAAGGAGGAGGCCACCGCCCGGTTCGTGGAATTGGTCCGCCGGGCGCTCTCGCCTGTGACGCCGCGCAGGCCGACTTCGGTCCCCAATAGCGCCAAGCGCAAACGCCTCGTACGCAAGCGGCATACGGCCGAGCGCAAGCGTCGGCGAAAGCCGCCGGACAGGGACGAGTAG
- a CDS encoding radical SAM protein codes for MILPLVEVHAVDHCNQNCRWCHNYAPFAPKKEYNAEDYFPWLDLLRDKGAQFGVISIMGGEPMLHSDITSFAYKIYHRYKVPLLITTNGFWLSEKSIDAHQLLWKMLFRIKISRYPVIERKLHGYDRMKELSSRIKKHNPKIQIEFPIKSSFNKLEFYSSPREVEMYCGNSECTALLPNGIMGRCGAGAYTHLAPESTFSQGFIESKHMLYDLKQFNLRTFTLWKKRYPLDACSFCNFGFPADRSDNWKVEKNYTPFNHEYETDYFVNTASHFLHNNDIDGACDILENVDKKNKQRSDVLNIEGIIAFKRGAPQDALNLFREALDKNETFLEAASNYNYVVHSLRHS; via the coding sequence ATGATCCTGCCCCTCGTTGAAGTGCATGCCGTTGACCATTGCAATCAAAATTGCAGATGGTGTCACAACTATGCTCCGTTTGCCCCGAAAAAAGAGTACAACGCTGAGGACTATTTTCCCTGGCTCGATTTGTTGCGTGACAAAGGTGCTCAGTTTGGAGTGATTTCAATAATGGGCGGCGAACCTATGTTGCATAGCGACATCACGTCATTTGCATATAAAATTTACCACAGGTACAAAGTTCCGCTTTTGATAACAACAAACGGGTTCTGGCTTTCAGAAAAATCAATAGATGCACATCAGCTTTTGTGGAAAATGCTTTTTAGAATAAAAATTTCACGCTATCCAGTAATAGAAAGAAAACTTCATGGCTATGACCGCATGAAAGAGTTATCTTCACGAATAAAAAAGCATAATCCAAAAATTCAAATTGAATTTCCAATAAAATCGTCGTTCAACAAACTTGAGTTTTACTCATCCCCCCGTGAAGTGGAAATGTACTGTGGAAACTCTGAGTGTACTGCACTTCTCCCAAATGGGATAATGGGACGCTGTGGCGCAGGAGCTTATACGCACTTGGCTCCAGAAAGCACATTTAGCCAAGGATTCATTGAATCCAAACATATGCTTTATGATCTGAAGCAATTCAACTTAAGAACATTCACTCTTTGGAAAAAGAGATACCCTCTGGATGCTTGTTCGTTTTGCAACTTCGGGTTTCCTGCTGATCGCTCTGACAATTGGAAAGTTGAAAAAAATTATACTCCATTCAATCATGAATACGAAACAGATTATTTCGTCAACACTGCTTCCCATTTTCTTCACAATAACGACATTGATGGCGCATGCGATATTTTGGAAAATGTTGACAAAAAAAACAAACAAAGATCAGATGTGCTCAACATTGAAGGTATCATTGCATTTAAACGCGGCGCTCCTCAAGATGCTTTAAATTTATTCAGAGAAGCTTTGGACAAGAATGAGACGTTTTTGGAAGCAGCTTCTAACTATAACTATGTAGTACATTCGCTTCGACACTCATAA
- a CDS encoding YchJ family protein encodes MTKPCPCGSGKEHIECCGPLIAGQSPAPTAEALMRSRYSAYVLKEFDYLRETLSEEALKDHDEASVREWAESASWQGLEIHETWAGGVDDDQGVVEFSARYAIDGEERTHRERSQFRRVDGQWRYLDGTMVSGPPIRKEPKIGRNEPCPCGSGRKYKKCCGR; translated from the coding sequence ATGACCAAACCCTGCCCCTGCGGTTCCGGCAAGGAACACATCGAGTGCTGCGGCCCCCTCATTGCCGGCCAGAGCCCGGCCCCAACGGCCGAGGCCCTCATGCGCTCCCGTTACAGCGCCTATGTGCTTAAGGAATTTGACTATCTCAGGGAGACGCTTTCAGAAGAAGCCCTCAAGGACCACGACGAGGCATCGGTCCGCGAATGGGCCGAGTCCGCCAGTTGGCAGGGCCTTGAGATCCACGAAACCTGGGCTGGCGGCGTGGACGACGATCAGGGCGTGGTTGAATTTTCTGCCCGATATGCCATTGACGGCGAGGAACGCACCCACCGCGAGCGCAGCCAGTTCCGGCGCGTGGATGGCCAATGGCGCTATCTGGATGGCACGATGGTCTCTGGCCCGCCCATCCGCAAGGAGCCCAAGATCGGGCGCAATGAACCCTGCCCCTGCGGCTCGGGCAGGAAATACAAGAAGTGCTGCGGACGCTGA
- the dxs gene encoding 1-deoxy-D-xylulose-5-phosphate synthase, with amino-acid sequence MTDALMNTTILSRIRKPGDVKALSWAELEILAQELRDVIIGQVAGHGGHLAPSLGVIELTLALFRAFDLEEDRLIWDVGHQAYAHKLLTGRVEQFHTLRQRGGLSGFPRLGENPYDHFGVGHSSTSISAALGMAVARDLKGLDHEVIAVIGDGSLTAGLAFEGLNQAGDLGRKMVVVLNDNEMSISKNVGALSRFLSRKMTTPFLQRLKSDVEDLLGTIPKIGDDLAGYAKRYGDSVKSFFTPGILFEAFHFTYVGPIDGHNTAQMVKVFEEVCQIDKPVLVHVLTTKGKGYEPAESDPTHFHGVGEFVPETGLARKFTGFGLPSYTSVFGSTLCDLAGRDKTIVAITAAMPEGTGTECFRKNYPERFVDVGICEQHAVTFAAGLATQGYKPAVAIYSTFLQRAYDQIVHDVCLQNLNVNFFLDRGGLVGEDGATHHGAFDFSYLRHVPNLVVMAPKDEAEMARMMVTAFAHDGPCAMRYPRGTGVGAAVSPDPQPIPLGRGELMRDGTHAVVITLGSRVYPAVEAAMQLEDEGLEVAVFNARFVKPLPREQLLDLAARFETILLVEENALAGGFASAVIELLTDEGALAGKRIKRIGIPDEFVEHGTQKELRAMLGIDAEGMKQTLRLLCSP; translated from the coding sequence ATGACCGATGCGCTCATGAACACGACCATTCTTTCGCGGATTCGGAAGCCCGGCGATGTCAAGGCATTGTCCTGGGCCGAGCTCGAAATCCTGGCGCAGGAGTTGCGCGACGTGATCATAGGCCAGGTGGCAGGGCACGGCGGACACCTTGCCCCGTCGCTGGGGGTGATCGAGTTGACCCTGGCCCTTTTCCGGGCCTTTGACCTTGAAGAAGACAGACTCATCTGGGATGTGGGCCACCAGGCTTATGCCCACAAGCTGCTGACCGGCCGGGTGGAGCAGTTTCACACCCTGCGCCAGAGGGGCGGCCTGAGCGGGTTTCCCCGGCTGGGGGAGAATCCTTACGACCACTTCGGGGTGGGGCATTCCTCCACCTCCATCTCCGCCGCCTTGGGAATGGCCGTGGCCCGCGACCTCAAGGGGCTGGACCACGAAGTCATCGCGGTCATCGGCGACGGGTCGCTGACCGCCGGCCTCGCCTTTGAGGGGCTCAATCAGGCGGGTGACCTGGGCCGCAAGATGGTGGTGGTGCTCAATGACAACGAGATGTCCATCTCCAAGAACGTGGGTGCCCTTTCCCGCTTCCTGAGCCGCAAGATGACCACCCCCTTTCTGCAGCGTCTCAAGAGCGATGTGGAAGACCTGCTCGGCACCATTCCCAAGATCGGCGACGATCTGGCCGGGTATGCCAAGCGCTATGGGGACTCGGTCAAGAGTTTCTTCACGCCGGGTATTTTGTTCGAGGCATTCCATTTCACCTATGTCGGCCCCATCGACGGCCATAACACTGCGCAGATGGTCAAGGTTTTCGAAGAGGTCTGCCAGATCGACAAGCCTGTGCTGGTCCATGTGCTGACCACCAAGGGCAAGGGGTACGAACCGGCCGAGTCGGATCCCACCCATTTTCACGGTGTGGGGGAATTCGTGCCGGAGACCGGGTTGGCCAGAAAGTTTACGGGCTTTGGCTTGCCCTCGTACACCTCGGTTTTCGGCTCCACCTTGTGCGATCTGGCAGGCCGCGACAAGACCATCGTGGCCATCACCGCAGCCATGCCCGAAGGCACCGGGACCGAGTGTTTCCGCAAGAATTATCCGGAGCGGTTCGTGGATGTCGGCATCTGCGAGCAGCACGCCGTGACCTTTGCGGCAGGATTGGCCACCCAGGGCTACAAGCCCGCAGTGGCCATCTATTCCACCTTCCTGCAACGGGCCTACGACCAGATCGTGCACGATGTCTGTCTGCAAAACCTCAACGTCAATTTCTTCCTCGACCGGGGCGGGCTGGTGGGCGAGGATGGGGCCACCCATCACGGAGCCTTTGACTTCAGCTACCTGCGGCATGTTCCCAACCTTGTGGTCATGGCGCCAAAGGACGAGGCCGAGATGGCCCGGATGATGGTCACGGCCTTTGCCCACGATGGGCCATGCGCCATGCGCTACCCTCGCGGAACCGGCGTTGGGGCGGCGGTCAGCCCTGATCCGCAACCCATCCCCCTGGGCCGTGGCGAGTTGATGCGCGACGGAACCCATGCCGTGGTAATAACCCTGGGTTCCCGGGTGTACCCGGCTGTTGAGGCGGCCATGCAGCTTGAGGACGAAGGCCTTGAGGTGGCCGTATTCAATGCCCGCTTCGTCAAGCCGCTGCCCCGCGAACAATTGCTTGATCTCGCTGCGCGGTTCGAGACCATCTTGTTGGTGGAGGAGAACGCTTTGGCGGGTGGATTCGCCTCGGCCGTGATCGAGCTGCTGACTGACGAGGGGGCGCTTGCGGGCAAGCGGATCAAGCGGATAGGCATTCCCGACGAATTTGTGGAACACGGCACCCAGAAGGAGCTCCGGGCCATGCTTGGCATCGACGCCGAAGGCATGAAGCAGACCCTGCGCCTCCTGTGTTCCCCATAG
- a CDS encoding 3'-5' exonuclease yields the protein MTKAPAIPEQYLRPFTKDDINALPLRRYEGPVAVVRTEKQRTQALREMEGETLLGFDTETRPVFKKGRRPGPPALIQLATAACVYVFQINLLPMCNGLCDLMEDSRVTKTGVAVRDDILGLQKMADFEPRKFIDLSEITTAANMQTHGLRNMAANLLGFRISKSAQCSNWAKDNLTPQQVNYAATDAWVSRELYLALERLGLL from the coding sequence ATGACCAAGGCCCCCGCCATACCCGAGCAATACCTGCGGCCCTTCACCAAGGACGACATAAACGCCCTGCCCCTGCGCCGCTATGAGGGGCCGGTGGCCGTGGTGCGCACCGAGAAGCAGCGCACCCAGGCGCTCAGGGAAATGGAAGGCGAAACCCTGCTCGGCTTTGACACCGAGACGCGCCCGGTCTTCAAGAAAGGCAGGCGGCCCGGCCCGCCAGCCCTTATCCAGCTGGCCACAGCCGCCTGTGTGTATGTCTTCCAGATCAATCTGCTGCCCATGTGCAACGGGCTGTGCGATCTCATGGAGGACAGCCGGGTGACCAAGACCGGCGTGGCCGTGCGCGACGACATTCTGGGCCTGCAAAAAATGGCCGACTTCGAACCCAGAAAATTCATCGATCTCTCGGAAATCACCACAGCCGCCAACATGCAGACCCACGGACTGCGCAACATGGCCGCCAATCTCCTTGGCTTCCGCATCTCCAAGTCCGCCCAATGCTCCAACTGGGCCAAGGACAACCTGACCCCCCAGCAGGTCAACTACGCCGCCACCGACGCCTGGGTCAGCCGCGAGCTCTATCTCGCCCTGGAGCGCCTCGGGCTGCTCTAA